The segment TGAAGAGGAGTTTCATTACCACTACATTTTATCCTTTACTCCACTTTATGAGAAATTCATACATGAGTACTTAAAATGGCCTACTATCCATAATTGATCCTATTACATGCATTATTCCCCAAGTTGCACTTAAAGCGGGTGTTAGTGTAAATAGAGTCATTATATATCTAGCTAGCTAATCACCATTCTAGGATTGACCTATTCATACTTAAGTTTTATTAGGCTTTTTCATACTTTTATATTACTACATAGTATTGAGACATGTGTCCTCATTAATTAAGACACATGTGGCATGCATAATTTCCACTTAATCACACACTTGTCAATTGAGCTCAAATTTGTTGTACCTTTGGAGAGGTAATTAGAGTTTCACTCTTGGGTGAGTGTAGGATCATGACGGGCCAAACAAGGCTTCTAAgtgtaaatgaaaatttaaaaagaTAAGAGTAATGCATCCTCTTACAAGGATCCATCCCCCTTCATGTATTAATCCCTTTGGCTCTTCAAAATATACTTACATATCAAAATTTAATGAGGTCTATGATAAAATTCCTTCTCTTGCACATTTGCAAACAAATTATTAAGAATGGCTTGGACATGATTTTTTAGACAAGGATATAATGGATATGGTCTTGGAAAGATGGAACTAGGAATCAAGGTCCCTATACAACCTTCAACCTAATACATTAGAGAAAGTGTAGGATTTCCTTCCCTTTCCTTGCCCATTCTTATACCAAAGCCTAATATTCCCATCCCATAAGAGACGAGGCCTATTCATTTGGAAACCCATTTGAATCTAGTATAAATAATCTTTTGGAGACTTAAACATGATATAAACATTACTTTTCCTTTCAAAAGATATACAAATAATTTTAAGCACAATAATGGTAATACATTTTGTCTCTTTCATCATAGTTACAATCACTCTCTTGTTGAATGTAGAgcatttgaagaatttttttaaaatttatatgatATATAGCTCATATTCATATTACATCTGACCTTGATTATTAGACAAAAAAGAGAAAGACAAAAGTCATTAGCAAAATAATTTGAGAATACTAAAGCATTTGTGGTAGAAATTAAGGGAGAGTGTTGGTAGCATTGTTAGGATTTAGgtgtcatcaaccttgtaaatattttatttattattttcttaatCTCGTTTATAATTTACCTATAAGAGGTTAAACTATTTAACCAATGGTGGTGAAAGAGATTATGTAAAGGCAAAGTTAGTTTTACCATTTGTCTTGTATGAATAGGACTAAATAGCTAGGTGTCCCCTCTTGGAATCCTCTATTTTGAGGTAGTTGGACACTCGTCAGGGGTTGTAAGAGCATCTATAATAAttatgatagtcattattgattccATGACAATATGTATGAGAGATGCCTTATGACAACTATAAGAGTATTTGTAAGAGGCTATTTTGGGTGTTTTTGACTCATTTCAAGTACTATTGAATCATAAAAAGTAATATATTAATCTATATCTATATTGCATGGGGTTTTCACTTTAAACCTTCTCAAGTTGGACATCTGTGTTCTATCTAGTAATATGGgccaaaaaaaaaactcaaacataGCATGTATTGAAGTACAAAATTATGAAATCCATCTTCTATCTAGTAAACTAGGTCATAAAACAAGCTCGGAAATAGCATGTATTGAAGTACAAAATTATAATATCATTATAGTAAATGCAAATTAgatgaattttgatttttgaatcaaATTGGATTTCTAGTAGGTAGGATATCAAATCAAGCTTTAACTAGAAACCACTGTAAAAATCTTATCTCCAATTCAGTAATCCGATATTTTTAGATTTACTTTCACACGTTATAAAAATATTGAAGCAATAGTTGTAGGGAtatcaatattatttttattaaataaatttttggTTTTATGGGCTTTCTTAATATTTTTCTTGCAAACGTTGTTCACTTTTTTTCATCAAGATCATTGACAGTACAACATAATCTGCAcataatcttgaggtaactcactTAACATGAAACATGGTTTCAGTGAGCATTTTATCTTTGAGAGTCTATACTTGATCGTATCATTTTCTAGTGTGATTTCTATTACATAAGAGCTTGTGTTTGAAAAATAAAAGTGTTTAACACTATAAGAATCTATTTTATAAGGCTCAAGTTAGTTAATTTGAAGCTTTAGATAAGATCTTTGAGCTCCAAGAGCCATAGTGAACGGAGACATATATGAAATTAATATttacaaatagaagaatgtagaGTGCTTGCATTGTGAAGTACCCCAATAGAAGCATATGCATAACATAGAGTATATATCTATCATCACAATAGAAACCTCTAATGGAATATAGGCTAAGGTATTGTCACCTAAGAGGGACTGGGAAATAGTTAGTTATGTATAATTTGAAGTTGACCATGCTTTTTAGAATGCGTAGTTTTGTGTTTGGATGTAGTGGTATAAGATCTTTGAGCTCCAAGAGCCATAGTGAATGGAgacatatgtgaaattaatatttacaaatagaagaatgtagaGTGCTTGCATTGTGAAGTACCCCAATAGAAGAATATGCACAACATAGAGAATATATCTATCATCACAATAGAAACATCTAATGGAATATAAGCTAAGGTATTGTCACCTGAGAGGCACTAGGAAATAGTTAGTTTTGTATAATTTGAAGTTGACCATGCTTTTTAGAATGCGTAATTTTGTGTTTGGATGTAGTGGTTTCAAAGCTTGATACGCAAGCTAAAATGATGACAATTAAAATCATACAGACATTTATTGCTTATAAGCATGTTCGTATTCAAATGGCTCATGTTCAACCACTAATGAAGCATTTAAATGTCTCAAGCATGTGACTCAAGTTGGTGTATGGGGATATGATTACTCTTCCTATCTTGAAAAGTTTATCTATAGAACATAAGGATGACTCAATTTCTCATATTGGATGGAGTGACCTTTCTTCTTCACTATATAGAATGGTTCTCTTGCTtatgaattttctaaccattcggATATATAAGAAATAACTTGACTACATTGAAATTTCATAATAACAGGAAACTTGTATGATTGCTCATTGCCCTCAAATTTCCTAGTTTTATCCTTTTAACTAATTGTGATACTTTTCTTTCTTTAACAGGTGTTGGGATTCTATCAACACCATATGCACTCTTCAATGGAGTGTTGGATGGGAATTAGCATTCTTTttctctttgcattgattttttgctACACTGGTGTGATTCTTAAGTGTTGCATGGATGTAAATACACAAATTCAACACACAACTTTTGGGCAGACTGGAAGAATCATTTTATCCATACTATTGTATTTGGAACTTTATTCTTTTGTTGTGGAATTTCTGATACTAGAGGGGGAGAATTTGGCCCAACTTTTCCCCAAAATGGCTATGAGTATGGCAGAAAAAACTTAAATTCACATCAGTCATTTATTCTCCTTGCAGATCTAGTTATTTTACCTACAATATGGTTACGCAAACTAAGTTTTCTATCATATATCTCAGCAGGTGGTGTTGTTGCATATGTTGTTGTGGTTCTAGCAGTAGCTTGGGTTGGCATGTTTGATGGGGTTTGATTTCACCATCATAGCAATTTGTGGAATATGAACCGATTGCCTACACTTATTGGTTTTATGTGCTTTATGGTATTCTGCCCATGATGTTTTTCCCAACATCTACTCCTCGATGACAGACTGTCGACATTTTTCTTCAGTAAGCTTAACCTTTTGATTATTTAGGCTATGTCCTAATTGAAATTTTTCATGTATCATGAAACCAATAATGTACTGGTTTTAATATAGAGCAGTTATAATAGATGATTTTTGTGTGACAGGTGCTGATTTTGTGCTTCATAGTCTGCACATTTTTTTATGGGAGCATTGCAGTTTTGAGGTATCTGTTTGCAAATGAGTTGTTATTACAAGTAGCATTAAACCTCCCAAGAGAAAAAATGGCTTCAAAAGTGGCAATCTGTACAACACTGATTAATCCATTTACTAAATATGCATTGATACTTACTCCATTGTCTACAGCCTTGGAAGAGTTATTGCCTTCATCaaatatatcattaaaaaaaaccaattttactaTGGAGCACATGCATCAGAACCTTACTACTGCCTAGTAcaattgttgtagcacttgtagtACCATTTTTTGCTCTTCCTTCAGCTATTTAGTTTCTTTTATTCTTCCATGCTCATTCTACGTGAAGATTTTTGGGTCAGGGGTTTGTAGGTTTGAGAATATACTTATTCATATAATCTTTGTTGTGGGCATCATAACAGCAATTATACAGAATATACTTATTCATATAATCTTTGTTGTGGGCATCATAACAGCAATTATAGGAACCTACTCTTCTGTGAGAAATATTGCATACAATATATGATGATCTTAGGTATCTTATTGCAGAGAAGATAATATTTCAGTGTTGACATTTTAGGCATCTTATTTCCTCTGATTCTATATTATTTATTTGGCATGTACAAAGATTCTATTGtaaattgagaaaaaaatatttaatatttgtatcaAAAAGTAAATGACTGATCAGAGGACTTAGCATAACTTAAGTTggcacctccacctccaccataaAGAGGAGGATTTAATGTATTTATCTAATTCCTTTAATtggattaatttatattatttttattttcaattgatcAATATAATTTTATTGGTAAAATATTGGTCTAAAAAGATTTGTCACtactaattaaaaaattaataataattagaaTTCGTTAAAAAATTATCTAAAATTTGCTTTAGACATTGATTTAATGATCCAATTTGATGAAATGATGGAAATATTATATCCAGATAAATGTTATTGCAAATTGTAAAATGCCACTTAATAAAAAAGAGTAACAAGGAAAACCATaggaaaaaaatttattttttatattataaattgaaTTTACATTAAAATTGACAACTGATACAAAAATGTTGATTTTGGTTTCCCAATAATCTCTAACGCATGCTTGCCCTAcatcaaaattgacaaaaaaaaattaaaaaattattaatatcatataaaacaaaaaaatatatatatatcaaaactaaattgatataaaatataatattcttGGATCACTTCTATGTTTATTAGTTCCCTTCCATAATTCAATGTCATTTCTACATATAAAAAGCTATCAACTAAAAACATATCCTACACTGTTTTTAGATTATTTTGATCTATTTTCAAATTGACAAATTAATAGAAAAAACACTTACCAGCTCCAAAATTTCAATCACATCCTTCACTATCCTCTCTACTGCAACTTTGGAGCTGCAATGGGTAGTTTTAGTAACAACCAACAGGAAAAGTATACCAAATAATGTTCAATTATGTGGGTGAATAggaaatttaataattattattaaacataatataaatattgaaatgaaattaatttgTCTAGTGAAAATGAGGTATGTCAATCACATCTTTCACTATTCTGTCTACTGCACTAGTACCAAATAATGTTCAATTATTTGGGTGAGTAAGCAACTTAATCATTAATATTACAAATCAATATAATATTGCAAGTGGGGTAGTAAGCTAAGTTGGTGTAACCTTGGAAGAAATTCCATGTTTAAGtgcacttgagttggagtagtagtGGGATTTGTGTCCTCCTAGGAAGGCCCAATActtcacctctgtgagcatcacctagatgcaatattGAGTGCTAAGtataccattcattctcatgagagataggTTCTAATGAACCACTACTTATAAAACATGGAAACTAAGtgaaccattcattctcatgacaGATAGGTTCTTGTGAACCACCATTCATAAAACATGGATCAACGAGTTTGACTCAAAATCTACACATTCAATTTTGATAACAATACCATCATTTGAGTCACTATGAAAAATATCTCCAATCTTGATATATTTTCTGATAAAACATTTTCAAGAAAAGATGGGCTCAAACACAATTTGAATATACTTATGTATATTGGTTCTATTATAAAGCTATTAAGTAATTAGGTAAAAGTGTAACAAAACCAAGTAGAAAGTAAAGTTGCTTACTGTTCTGTAATACCCATGGCCCAGCCTGAACGAGAGCAGATCTCCCCAAGGCTAATCTTCCACCGGTCAATCTCTTCTTTTGGCTGCCGATCTGGATGGGCATAATGTTTTTTAAATGCCTTCTTGTACGGACTGGAGTTCTTGAGAGGATATCTAACGTCACTTGGATCCATATCATAAAACAGAGGAACTATCAAGCCTGGGGTTTTCAACATTTCAGCGGCCTCCTTGAGACACCATGCTGAGTCTGCATAGCCTTCTGAAAATACAGGAATACGTATGGCGCTGCTCCCGATTGCGCTTTCCAACGATGGCCAAATTTTTGCTCCCTTGTTCAAACTCTTGCTGTCTAAAAAGACACGCAATCCGGCTTTGGAGAGAGCTTCAGAGAGACGATTGACCAGAGTATTTCTCACGTCTGGTCCTCTAAAACTCAGAAACACATCATGcctgaaaaaatcagggtctaagGAGGTAAGTGAAGCAGTGCGGGCGAGAAAAAATTCCCTGATGCTGTGGAAATCTTGCACCTTGGCATCTATGTCCCACACGTCATAATCTTCTAAAGTCCTCACATACTCCCGCTTCCGGGTCACAAAATCTTTTTTTATGGCGAGAAATCTTTTTTTTAGGTCGAGAAATTCTCTTTCTCTGCCTTCCCTGGACCAGAGATGGCACACCTTCGTTTCGAGGTAACCTCGCTTGCTGTCGAGATATGCATCCTTCACGGCGAGATAATTTCGCATACGGTCGAAATAATTTGGCCCACTGTCCCAATATTCTCTATAGGCTTTGTCAGAAGACGGATGCCGGAGATAACTGTCCCAATATTCTCTATAGACTTTGGCAGAAGACCGAC is part of the Cryptomeria japonica chromosome 10, Sugi_1.0, whole genome shotgun sequence genome and harbors:
- the LOC131859153 gene encoding uncharacterized protein LOC131859153; this encodes MEESMMSDDLHGHSFDEAYITFQEYIFPSWSCDKRREDYLPRRSSAKVYREYWDSYLRHPSSDKAYREYWDSGPNYFDRMRNYLAVKDAYLDSKRGYLETKVCHLWSREGREREFLDLKKRFLAIKKDFVTRKREYVRTLEDYDVWDIDAKVQDFHSIREFFLARTASLTSLDPDFFRHDVFLSFRGPDVRNTLVNRLSEALSKAGLRVFLDSKSLNKGAKIWPSLESAIGSSAIRIPVFSEGYADSAWCLKEAAEMLKTPGLIVPLFYDMDPSDVRYPLKNSSPYKKAFKKHYAHPDRQPKEEIDRWKISLGEICSRSGWAMGITEHSKVAVERIVKDVIEILELGKHALEIIGKPKSTFLYQLSILM